A window of the Polaribacter sp. HaHaR_3_91 genome harbors these coding sequences:
- a CDS encoding DUF4132 domain-containing protein gives MIPVEDAKKYIEKYKKPAIDRFEFRAFSEPYRVLAKILGGFDKGERRNYYNVSDFVAIFDDPITINPWRTEEGMRLGIQLYGIVQTPYLADMWDFMDTLPYQRGYDRKAFRSVKTQDTLRNKLQFFTQFLRLSRRGFGGLTLQEQFQYSTYFPGSSSYFLATLLHNGDGMFDELLDDIIQAEDEIGGISIDIIKALLLSENEKHWEMVGKLLLAAQRQEGLRQTILESLDEAGLGALKYMINIVLENDLTRFSSVTRAVSTWFGLNWDTPKKSVINRVLELAQSLILNLKEVDTLLKSKDNLEVLVALWSIAILDVDKANAKALDLVYTSEDRNKKILALYFISKTDRTNDSLVAYFKKEIGKDYALDHWMAVNLPHNTSLDNDTFSKLFDVAKAAEEKGKTFETKIFSWWSFTPNSYYFYQFLLSGSTEEQLELMANDLELLPTEFRESYIRKVFPIDYSYSFYNYQQDSKKKEPLNFDKNSWKRALARKAIYNRNELLMATGLNLFSRMHLYDEDLEIAEDLLRRKHKDLRTSLIQLLVKLPADRLRNSATNLVTAKSIDQRLGGLEMLTLLHDDNRQSNFVEEQIRIYNERPRISKNEQVYLDKFSDNAEEFNYSNGFGAIDYDNLTPLYIPQSRFEKKTSFFDKLGITTSDSAGFKFKEFIDANKIVKEVNKLIAIVTKNKHFEYQAELYRGEIATTYIEKGIRSIKKLGDDATAEDHLQNLPLAKLWIAWYEQSKLNDFEMHAAIRYLTHHNNPFGDYKELGIFARQYYPDLGGLNLDKEDSYNSKSEAYNEILQRLYKVYVEEKTIANFKLDVMEDMIANFPDKLKLVQYQTSNYRYNKKTYNWANIILPLVPSLSINNLELLTEEQVQKYWSFYMYLVAQDIEHPNTTADVKVITKQFSRPGIVPFPSIAVTLRLYKKGLINDDDLCFQALHSRELMVIMDGGFNYRMNYKWIERDSVPKHVLAPLKTNLLETELERGDLETTATGYMSGIHCVEGVDYVFRILERLGKDNFERGYSYYGESKKTIFSAMLKKSLFKDTESYADFAARADASKVTKKRLIELACYATQWTGVIGEYLGLEKLEDAVWWFQAHASDRMNSEQETIISRYSNIPKSDFALGAIDVDWFNRVYKTIGKTNWKLLHDAAKYISDGNGHRQVKLYSSVMLGEVKITETLKKIKDKRDKDYVRALGLIPLSKTIPEKDLLKRYNLLQDFLKESKQFGAQRQESEAIAVEIGLDNLSRNAGYQDRVRFSWAMEAKATQKIMENSKISIEETEVELVINNLGKTDIKVTKGGKSLKNIPAKLRKDKQVIALKESKTYLSRQYSRTRLSLENAMVNEDEFTALEIHNMMQHPIVKVMLSKLVMYVPEKEISGFYNESVLTDASGKMHQLEENDLLVIAHASHLYKAIEWDMYQKYLFAERLTQPFKQVFRELYLITDDEREHSNRSERYQGHQIQPKKTIALLRSRGWTVSMEEGLQKVYHKKGFIATMYAMADWYSPSEAEAPTIEDICFHSVDTYQRIPLTEIPSVIFSEIMRDIDLVVSVAHVGGVDPEASHSTMQMRAALAEESARLFKLKNITVKERFVFIKGTFGEYSIHLGSGQVSKNGLALSIIPVHSQHRGRMFLPFVDDDPKSAEIISKMKLLSEDNKIQDPTILAQINS, from the coding sequence ATGATTCCAGTAGAAGACGCTAAAAAATATATAGAAAAATATAAAAAACCAGCAATAGATCGGTTTGAATTTCGTGCATTTTCTGAACCTTATAGAGTTTTAGCTAAAATATTAGGAGGTTTTGATAAAGGTGAAAGAAGAAACTATTATAATGTAAGTGATTTTGTTGCTATTTTTGACGATCCAATTACGATAAATCCTTGGAGAACCGAAGAAGGAATGCGTTTAGGAATACAGTTGTATGGTATTGTTCAAACTCCATATTTAGCCGATATGTGGGACTTTATGGATACGTTACCTTATCAAAGAGGATATGACAGAAAAGCTTTTAGATCTGTAAAAACGCAAGATACATTACGTAATAAGTTACAGTTTTTTACGCAATTTTTACGATTAAGTAGAAGGGGTTTTGGCGGCTTAACATTGCAAGAACAGTTTCAATACAGCACGTATTTTCCAGGTTCAAGTAGTTATTTCTTAGCAACCTTACTGCATAATGGAGATGGGATGTTTGATGAGTTATTAGACGATATTATTCAGGCTGAAGATGAAATTGGTGGTATTAGTATAGATATTATAAAGGCGTTATTACTTTCTGAAAATGAAAAGCATTGGGAAATGGTTGGTAAATTATTGCTAGCAGCCCAACGTCAAGAAGGTTTAAGGCAAACTATTTTAGAATCTTTAGATGAAGCTGGTCTTGGAGCTTTAAAATACATGATTAATATCGTTTTAGAAAACGACCTTACTCGTTTTAGTAGTGTTACTAGAGCAGTAAGTACTTGGTTTGGATTAAATTGGGATACGCCTAAAAAATCGGTAATCAACAGAGTTTTAGAATTGGCACAATCTTTAATTTTAAACTTAAAAGAAGTCGATACACTTCTTAAAAGTAAAGATAATTTAGAGGTTTTAGTCGCTTTATGGTCTATTGCAATTTTAGATGTAGACAAAGCCAATGCCAAAGCGTTAGATCTTGTGTATACATCAGAAGATAGAAATAAAAAGATTTTAGCATTATATTTTATATCTAAAACAGACAGAACAAACGATTCTTTAGTTGCTTATTTCAAAAAAGAAATTGGTAAAGATTATGCTTTAGATCATTGGATGGCAGTAAATTTACCACACAATACTTCATTAGATAATGACACTTTTTCAAAATTATTTGATGTAGCAAAAGCAGCAGAAGAAAAAGGTAAAACTTTCGAAACTAAAATATTCTCTTGGTGGAGTTTTACACCTAACTCTTATTATTTTTATCAGTTTCTTTTAAGCGGATCTACAGAAGAGCAATTAGAATTAATGGCGAACGATTTAGAACTGTTGCCAACAGAATTTAGAGAGAGTTATATTCGTAAAGTTTTCCCTATAGATTACAGTTATTCTTTTTACAATTATCAACAAGATTCTAAGAAAAAAGAACCTTTAAATTTTGATAAAAATTCGTGGAAAAGAGCTTTAGCAAGAAAAGCAATTTATAACAGAAACGAATTGTTAATGGCTACCGGACTTAATTTGTTTAGTAGAATGCATCTTTATGATGAAGATTTAGAAATTGCAGAAGATTTATTAAGAAGAAAACATAAAGATTTACGCACCTCTTTAATTCAGTTATTGGTAAAATTACCAGCAGATCGTTTAAGAAACAGTGCTACAAATTTGGTAACAGCAAAAAGTATAGATCAACGTTTAGGTGGTTTAGAAATGTTAACGCTTTTACACGACGATAATAGACAGTCTAACTTTGTAGAAGAACAAATACGTATATATAACGAACGACCTAGAATTTCTAAAAATGAACAGGTTTATTTAGATAAATTTTCTGACAATGCAGAAGAGTTTAATTATAGTAATGGTTTTGGTGCTATAGATTATGATAACTTAACACCGTTATACATACCACAATCTCGTTTCGAAAAAAAGACCAGTTTCTTCGATAAATTAGGCATTACCACATCCGATTCAGCAGGGTTTAAATTTAAAGAATTTATAGACGCTAATAAGATTGTAAAAGAGGTAAATAAGTTAATAGCAATTGTTACTAAAAACAAACATTTCGAATATCAAGCAGAACTATATAGAGGAGAAATAGCAACCACTTATATAGAAAAAGGGATTCGTAGTATAAAAAAATTAGGTGATGATGCTACTGCAGAAGATCATTTACAGAACCTTCCTTTAGCAAAATTATGGATTGCTTGGTACGAGCAAAGTAAATTGAATGATTTTGAGATGCACGCTGCAATCCGTTATTTAACTCACCATAATAATCCATTTGGAGATTACAAAGAATTAGGCATTTTTGCGAGACAATATTATCCAGATTTAGGCGGATTAAATTTAGATAAAGAAGATAGTTACAACTCAAAATCTGAAGCTTATAATGAAATTTTACAACGTCTATATAAAGTTTATGTAGAAGAAAAAACAATAGCTAATTTTAAGCTAGATGTTATGGAAGATATGATTGCTAATTTTCCAGACAAGCTGAAGCTAGTACAATATCAAACCTCTAATTACCGCTATAATAAAAAAACGTACAATTGGGCAAACATCATTTTACCACTTGTACCAAGTTTAAGTATTAATAATTTAGAACTTCTTACAGAAGAACAAGTTCAAAAATATTGGAGCTTTTATATGTATTTAGTTGCGCAAGATATTGAACATCCTAATACTACTGCAGATGTAAAAGTAATAACAAAACAATTCAGTAGACCAGGAATTGTACCATTCCCAAGTATTGCAGTAACCTTAAGACTTTATAAAAAAGGATTAATTAACGATGATGATTTATGTTTTCAAGCCTTACATTCTCGTGAATTAATGGTCATTATGGACGGTGGTTTTAATTATAGAATGAACTATAAATGGATAGAAAGAGACAGCGTACCTAAACACGTATTAGCACCTTTAAAAACCAATTTATTAGAAACAGAATTAGAACGTGGAGATTTAGAAACCACTGCTACAGGTTACATGAGTGGTATTCATTGTGTAGAGGGTGTAGATTATGTATTTAGAATTTTAGAACGTTTAGGTAAAGATAATTTTGAACGTGGTTATAGTTATTATGGAGAGAGTAAAAAAACTATTTTTAGTGCTATGCTTAAAAAATCTCTATTTAAAGATACTGAAAGTTATGCGGATTTTGCTGCACGTGCAGATGCTTCTAAAGTTACTAAAAAACGTTTGATAGAACTTGCCTGTTATGCAACACAATGGACTGGTGTTATTGGCGAATATTTAGGATTAGAAAAATTAGAAGATGCCGTTTGGTGGTTTCAAGCACACGCTTCAGATCGTATGAATAGCGAACAAGAAACCATTATTTCGCGTTATTCTAACATTCCAAAAAGCGATTTTGCACTTGGTGCCATAGATGTAGATTGGTTTAATAGAGTGTATAAAACCATCGGAAAAACCAATTGGAAATTATTACATGATGCAGCCAAATATATTTCTGACGGAAACGGACATAGACAAGTAAAATTATATTCTAGCGTAATGTTAGGCGAAGTAAAAATTACCGAAACTTTAAAGAAAATTAAAGACAAACGAGATAAAGATTACGTGCGTGCTTTAGGTTTAATTCCGTTAAGTAAAACCATACCAGAAAAAGATTTATTAAAGCGTTACAACTTGTTGCAAGATTTCTTAAAAGAGAGCAAACAATTTGGAGCGCAACGTCAAGAAAGTGAGGCTATTGCTGTAGAAATTGGTTTAGACAATTTATCTCGTAACGCAGGTTATCAAGATCGTGTACGTTTTAGTTGGGCAATGGAAGCAAAGGCTACTCAAAAAATTATGGAGAATTCTAAAATTTCCATAGAAGAAACGGAGGTAGAATTGGTCATTAACAATCTTGGTAAAACAGATATTAAAGTTACAAAAGGAGGGAAGTCATTAAAAAATATTCCTGCCAAATTACGTAAAGACAAACAAGTAATTGCTTTAAAAGAAAGCAAAACATACCTTTCTAGACAATACAGTAGAACTCGTTTATCATTAGAAAATGCAATGGTAAATGAAGATGAATTTACAGCACTAGAAATTCATAATATGATGCAACATCCTATTGTAAAAGTAATGTTGAGTAAATTGGTAATGTATGTTCCAGAAAAAGAAATTTCTGGTTTTTACAATGAAAGTGTTTTAACAGATGCTAGCGGAAAAATGCATCAATTAGAAGAAAACGACCTTTTAGTTATTGCGCACGCCTCTCATTTATACAAAGCTATAGAATGGGATATGTATCAGAAATACTTATTTGCAGAGCGTTTAACACAGCCTTTTAAACAAGTATTTAGAGAGTTGTATTTAATTACAGATGATGAGCGAGAACACAGCAATCGTTCCGAACGTTACCAAGGACATCAAATTCAGCCTAAAAAAACCATAGCACTTTTAAGAAGTCGTGGTTGGACGGTTAGTATGGAAGAAGGTTTGCAAAAAGTATATCACAAAAAAGGTTTTATAGCAACCATGTATGCTATGGCAGATTGGTATTCGCCCTCAGAAGCAGAAGCGCCAACCATAGAAGATATCTGTTTTCATTCTGTAGATACATATCAAAGAATTCCGCTTACCGAGATTCCGTCTGTAATTTTTAGTGAAATTATGCGAGATATAGATCTTGTGGTAAGTGTTGCGCATGTTGGTGGTGTAGATCCAGAAGCAAGTCATAGTACCATGCAAATGCGTGCTGCTTTGGCAGAAGAATCGGCAAGATTATTCAAGCTTAAAAACATTACCGTTAAAGAACGTTTTGTGTTTATTAAAGGAACCTTTGGCGAATACAGTATTCATTTAGGAAGTGGTCAAGTAAGCAAAAACGGATTAGCATTGTCTATAATTCCGGTGCATAGTCAGCACAGAGGACGTATGTTTTTACCATTTGTAGACGACGATCCAAAATCGGCAGAAATTATTTCTAAAATGAAACTTTTATCCGAAGATAATAAAATACAAGATCCAACAATTTTAGCACAGATAAATAGCTAA
- a CDS encoding phosphoribosylaminoimidazolesuccinocarboxamide synthase, with translation MEKQFNTKTGFCHILPDKIILTRDGIIGNVANVAVGKSITRVFIIYGGIAAFLLFSAFDSFQKGQILISIFSLIVSLFLLYGIFKSINNSATPIIERIDIKSIKFKKAIFGITRSRFEVLFKDEKGKIKKRIIMLPGSMKNGTKETEKAIKIMKEENLLKQ, from the coding sequence ATGGAAAAACAATTTAATACTAAAACAGGATTTTGTCATATTTTACCTGATAAGATTATTCTAACAAGAGACGGAATTATTGGAAATGTTGCAAACGTGGCGGTAGGAAAAAGCATAACTCGAGTTTTTATCATTTATGGAGGAATTGCTGCTTTCTTACTTTTTTCAGCATTTGATAGTTTTCAAAAAGGTCAAATTTTGATATCGATATTTTCTTTAATAGTTAGTTTATTTCTTCTGTATGGAATCTTTAAAAGCATTAATAATTCTGCAACACCAATAATTGAACGAATAGATATTAAGAGTATCAAATTTAAAAAAGCAATATTCGGAATAACGCGTTCTAGATTTGAAGTCCTTTTTAAAGACGAAAAAGGAAAAATTAAGAAACGTATAATAATGTTACCAGGTTCAATGAAAAATGGCACAAAAGAAACCGAAAAAGCAATAAAAATAATGAAAGAAGAGAATTTATTAAAGCAATAA
- a CDS encoding DUF1444 family protein → MSGSVNGNENSKEVEKIIEQTENSDKKIYPILKPGNWVGLKAGALSNTLIPSENGAEVVIAYGMDTPDNFVFLTQKHLETMDGQQITSEAFENLGNYEAELEFVGSLDNKAVATNGNDFSSEIILSKAHMLKAHAMLDAEELLVSIPRRTCMTIISRDVDEETMNKFAYLHNFTWEDDSFGNAPITNSLFIVKEGTIVGHIPL, encoded by the coding sequence ATGAGCGGTTCAGTAAACGGAAATGAAAATTCAAAAGAAGTAGAAAAAATAATTGAACAAACTGAAAATAGTGATAAAAAAATATATCCTATTTTAAAACCAGGAAATTGGGTTGGTTTAAAAGCAGGTGCTTTAAGCAATACTTTAATTCCTTCCGAAAATGGAGCAGAAGTGGTAATTGCATATGGAATGGATACACCAGATAACTTTGTGTTTTTAACTCAAAAACATTTAGAAACTATGGATGGACAGCAAATTACAAGTGAAGCTTTTGAAAACTTAGGAAACTATGAAGCGGAATTAGAATTTGTTGGATCATTAGATAATAAAGCGGTTGCTACTAACGGAAACGACTTTTCTAGTGAAATAATTCTTTCTAAAGCACATATGTTAAAAGCACATGCTATGTTAGATGCAGAAGAGTTATTAGTATCTATTCCAAGAAGAACATGTATGACCATTATTTCTAGAGATGTAGATGAAGAAACAATGAATAAATTTGCGTACTTACATAACTTTACTTGGGAAGATGATAGCTTTGGAAATGCACCTATTACCAATTCTCTTTTTATTGTAAAAGAAGGAACTATTGTAGGACACATTCCATTATAA
- a CDS encoding DUF1444 family protein, giving the protein MSGTLYGKEKSEKEIEKIVEETKNSDQKIYPILKPGDWVGLKAGALNSNLIRSEAGPKVVIAYGINTPDNFVFLTQKHLETMDQKQITNEAFRNLGNYETEFTYSEVLQNKVLTSSGNDFSSERILSEAHMLKAHTMLKADELFVSVPRRSCMMVISRNVEEELLEAFLGLHKDAWEDDSYGNAPIANILFTMKAGRITGHIALDNITREE; this is encoded by the coding sequence ATGAGTGGTACTCTTTACGGAAAAGAAAAATCAGAAAAAGAAATAGAAAAAATAGTTGAAGAGACTAAAAATAGTGATCAGAAAATATATCCTATTTTAAAACCAGGCGATTGGGTTGGTCTTAAAGCTGGGGCGTTAAATTCTAACTTAATAAGATCAGAAGCGGGACCAAAAGTAGTTATTGCGTATGGTATAAATACTCCAGATAATTTTGTATTTCTAACACAAAAGCATTTAGAAACTATGGATCAAAAGCAAATTACAAATGAAGCTTTTAGAAACTTAGGGAATTATGAAACAGAATTTACATATTCAGAAGTACTGCAAAATAAGGTTCTAACCTCTAGTGGAAACGATTTTTCTAGTGAACGTATTCTTTCTGAAGCACATATGTTAAAAGCACACACCATGTTAAAAGCCGACGAATTATTTGTTTCTGTACCAAGGCGCTCTTGTATGATGGTAATTTCGAGAAATGTTGAAGAAGAATTACTTGAAGCTTTTTTAGGCTTACACAAAGACGCTTGGGAAGACGATAGTTATGGAAATGCGCCAATAGCAAATATTCTTTTCACCATGAAAGCAGGTCGAATTACTGGACATATCGCCTTAGATAATATAACAAGAGAGGAATAA
- a CDS encoding endonuclease V, with translation MILAFDTYYYNGKAKTIAVSFNDWEDDEPTKIYTDIIEGIEPYEPGSFYKRELPCILNLLKQVNLDEIDLIIVDGYVILEEKHLGLGGYLYQALEAKIPVVGIAKSEFVSKTAVFKEVFRGESKKPLYVTAIGTDKDEICNAIKRMHGKYRMPTLLQIVDTKTKENIKN, from the coding sequence ATGATACTCGCTTTTGATACTTATTATTACAACGGAAAAGCTAAAACAATTGCGGTAAGCTTTAACGATTGGGAAGACGACGAACCAACAAAAATTTATACGGATATTATTGAAGGTATAGAACCATACGAACCTGGATCTTTTTACAAAAGAGAATTGCCATGTATTTTAAACTTGTTGAAACAAGTGAATTTAGATGAGATAGACTTAATTATAGTTGATGGTTACGTAATTTTAGAAGAAAAACATTTGGGCTTAGGTGGTTATTTGTACCAAGCTTTAGAAGCTAAAATTCCGGTTGTTGGTATCGCTAAATCTGAGTTTGTCTCTAAAACAGCTGTATTTAAAGAAGTGTTTCGTGGCGAAAGTAAAAAGCCATTGTATGTAACTGCTATTGGTACTGATAAAGATGAGATCTGTAACGCCATAAAACGAATGCACGGTAAATACCGAATGCCAACATTACTACAAATTGTAGATACTAAAACAAAAGAAAATATTAAGAACTAA
- a CDS encoding alpha-ketoglutarate-dependent dioxygenase AlkB → MNNHPFYKTILPLETNLFESLSKEIVFETLGKGRVGNHIVKYMDAIPIVRTITKFTILSHYFTVPHLNILNQINKILEQENQPKTAFNCGLIEIYDDNYTKMGYHSDLSLDLKTDSYIGLFSCYKHPEKLTDTTTRTLRIKDKSTEEEFDITLTHNSLVLFSVETNAKYSHKIILENPNREALKLTDNKWLGITFRTSKTLVKFNNDTPYFEDNTIMELANETQEKEFYKQRGEENRSLNFTYPKIKYTLSKADLIVPKLKENDTCNNKKTQQL, encoded by the coding sequence ATGAATAACCATCCATTTTATAAAACGATACTTCCTTTAGAAACCAATCTTTTTGAATCTTTATCAAAAGAAATTGTCTTTGAAACTTTAGGAAAAGGACGCGTTGGTAATCATATCGTTAAGTATATGGATGCTATTCCAATAGTAAGAACAATCACTAAGTTTACAATTCTGTCGCATTATTTTACTGTACCTCATCTTAATATTTTAAACCAAATAAATAAGATTTTAGAACAAGAAAATCAACCAAAAACAGCTTTTAATTGTGGTCTTATTGAGATATATGACGATAATTACACAAAAATGGGTTACCATTCAGATTTAAGTTTAGATCTAAAAACGGACTCTTATATTGGTTTGTTTTCGTGCTATAAGCATCCAGAAAAGTTAACAGATACAACCACTCGTACTCTTAGAATTAAAGATAAATCTACCGAAGAAGAATTTGATATCACTCTAACTCATAATTCTCTTGTTTTATTTTCTGTTGAAACGAATGCTAAATATTCTCATAAAATAATACTAGAGAACCCAAACCGTGAAGCATTAAAATTAACAGACAATAAATGGTTGGGCATCACTTTTAGAACCTCTAAAACCTTGGTGAAATTCAATAATGATACTCCTTATTTTGAAGATAATACAATAATGGAACTTGCAAATGAAACGCAAGAAAAAGAATTTTATAAACAACGCGGTGAAGAAAATAGAAGTTTAAACTTTACATATCCAAAGATAAAATACACACTTAGTAAAGCAGATCTTATCGTTCCTAAATTAAAGGAGAACGATACATGCAATAACAAAAAAACACAACAATTATGA
- a CDS encoding DUF2314 domain-containing protein, with product MSQENNIFYTEQNEKMKAAYLKAQSTFNYFWREIYWEAKRVVPAHDLALVKIPFQQKIEGKEEPLVEHMWISEIDFDGEFITGILQNAPNKLTNVTEGDTVTRKVSEISDWMLSIDRKTYGGYTIQALRSDMTDKARENHDNAWGLNFGDYNTILVAHLQEEKKENLIEHPMSKVMEKPARDFFTENLDVVVAVNENGMTRLHTETIAGNKTAVDILLELGADKTAKTKTGKTALDFATALNWSHLIPVLK from the coding sequence ATGAGTCAAGAAAATAATATATTTTACACAGAACAAAACGAAAAAATGAAAGCTGCTTATCTTAAAGCGCAGTCTACCTTTAACTACTTTTGGCGCGAAATTTATTGGGAAGCTAAAAGAGTTGTTCCTGCTCACGATTTAGCTTTAGTAAAAATTCCTTTTCAACAAAAAATTGAAGGAAAAGAAGAACCTTTGGTAGAACACATGTGGATTAGTGAAATTGATTTTGATGGAGAATTTATTACAGGTATTTTACAAAACGCACCAAATAAATTGACTAATGTTACTGAAGGCGATACCGTAACCAGAAAAGTATCAGAAATATCAGATTGGATGTTGTCTATAGATCGTAAAACTTATGGCGGATATACCATTCAGGCACTGCGTTCTGATATGACAGATAAAGCCAGAGAAAACCATGATAATGCTTGGGGATTAAACTTTGGCGACTACAATACTATTCTGGTTGCACACTTACAAGAAGAGAAAAAAGAGAATCTTATTGAGCACCCAATGAGTAAAGTTATGGAAAAACCTGCAAGAGATTTCTTTACAGAAAACTTAGATGTGGTAGTTGCTGTAAATGAAAATGGAATGACAAGATTACACACAGAAACCATTGCAGGAAACAAAACTGCGGTAGATATTTTATTAGAATTAGGCGCAGATAAAACAGCAAAAACTAAAACAGGTAAAACAGCTTTAGATTTTGCTACCGCTTTAAACTGGTCTCACCTTATACCTGTATTAAAATAA
- a CDS encoding adenylosuccinate synthetase has protein sequence MTKCSIVIDLGFGDAGKGLTTDYLASQNSKESLVVRFSGGHQIGHTVSTETLTHTFSNFGSGTLLGVPTYYSEHTTLFPPAILDEGVFLQKYHPKLYFHPLAMITTFYDIAFNRAVEKQQNNGSCGLGFGTTIARNKEEVYLYANDLQFHWVLKQRLISIKNYYETKLKTEPKSVQEYYKNELKDYNEAYFIESCFSIQKFYNLNSLSDLATSFKNFIFEGSQGVLLDTQHGFHPHTTWSYTTSKNAIQLIKIHLGVDAEIAIFYVTRCYQTRHGNGPMANTEPVSLQNNEDEANVTNEFQGVFRTQALDTQLLNYALSADAIHHQNLKLKKNLMVTCIDQLPSFSTKNLLQNLDVKFNMVYESYGRKRECITQILSK, from the coding sequence ATGACAAAATGTAGTATTGTTATAGATTTAGGTTTTGGTGATGCTGGAAAAGGGTTAACTACCGATTATTTAGCATCACAAAACTCTAAAGAAAGTTTAGTAGTTCGGTTTTCTGGAGGACATCAAATAGGGCATACTGTAAGTACAGAAACACTTACGCATACGTTTAGTAATTTTGGTTCTGGTACGTTATTAGGCGTTCCAACGTATTATTCAGAACATACTACACTTTTTCCGCCTGCTATTTTAGATGAAGGAGTATTCTTACAAAAATACCATCCAAAATTGTATTTTCATCCGCTTGCGATGATTACAACTTTTTATGATATTGCTTTTAATAGAGCGGTAGAAAAGCAACAAAATAATGGTTCTTGTGGTTTGGGTTTTGGAACAACTATTGCTAGAAATAAAGAAGAAGTTTATTTGTATGCAAACGATTTGCAGTTTCATTGGGTTTTAAAGCAACGTTTGATTAGTATAAAAAACTATTACGAAACAAAGTTAAAAACGGAACCAAAAAGCGTTCAGGAATATTACAAAAACGAATTAAAGGACTATAACGAAGCGTATTTTATAGAAAGCTGTTTTTCTATTCAGAAATTTTATAATTTAAACTCTCTTTCTGATTTAGCAACCTCTTTTAAAAATTTTATTTTCGAAGGAAGTCAAGGTGTTTTATTAGATACACAACATGGTTTTCATCCGCATACCACGTGGAGTTACACTACTTCTAAAAATGCAATTCAGCTTATAAAAATTCATTTAGGAGTTGACGCAGAAATAGCTATTTTTTATGTTACACGCTGTTATCAAACAAGACACGGAAACGGACCAATGGCTAACACAGAACCTGTTTCACTTCAAAATAATGAAGATGAAGCAAATGTTACAAACGAATTTCAAGGTGTATTTAGAACACAAGCTTTAGATACACAATTATTAAATTATGCTTTAAGTGCTGATGCAATTCATCATCAGAATTTAAAACTAAAGAAAAATCTAATGGTAACTTGCATCGATCAATTACCTAGTTTTTCTACTAAAAATCTACTTCAAAATTTAGATGTAAAATTCAATATGGTTTACGAAAGTTACGGACGAAAACGAGAATGTATTACACAGATTTTATCAAAATAA